GGTTGCTTACTCTACGCCTTGGTTAGCCGGGATAGCGCGTGTAGCACGCGTCGATGTCGCCGGCCACGCCGCCGCGGAACGCCGCGATGCGCGTGAAGCCGGCGGGCACGCTGGTCCCGTCCGCATCGCTGGCGACCATGTGGTTGGTGAGCAAACCGGCGACGGCCTCGTCGAGGTCGCCCGCAGTCAGCAGCAGCTCCTTGTGGGAGGGGGTGTCGATCGGTTCGGCCATCTTGCGGTGCACCACACCGGTCAGGCACGCGGTCCGCAGCGCGGTCCACGGGCTCTGCATCGGTAGACCGCGTTCGTGTTGTACCGCAAGCGCGTATCTCGACATGACGATCGACAGGGCGGTGTCATCGCCTTGCGGCAGGGTGTGTTCCTTCTCGTCGGAGACCTTCGCCATCGCCGCCAGGCCCGCCAGGTCGACCATGATGGTGTTGGTGGCCGGGCAGTAGGACGCGGGCGGACTGGGTTTCGCATCGGGGCAAGGGGTTGTGTGGAAGGACAGGGTCGGCGCGCTCTTCGGCGAGAACACCTTTCCCAACAACTCCATCAGCGTCGACAGAGTGTCTTCGTTGAGCGCGACCTCACCGCTCTGCGGGTCCCCGTTGGGGTCGGTCTGCAAGGCCTTGGGCAGGTCTCCGCGGCGTTGCGCGATTTCCTGCTGGTTGATTCCCGCGCACGCCGAAGCGCCGCTGACGAAACCCATCTGGAAGGCACCGACCCGATCCAGCGCCGACCCGTGCTCGTCGTCGTTCTCGGTGTCGGCATCCATTACCGGGTCGCGGGTGACGATGATCCCGGCCAGCACATGGTCGAGGCCGTCGGCGGTGCTCAGCGTGAAACGCGGCGACTTCCCGGCGGCCACCCAATACAGGTAGACCCCCGCGAAGCAGTCGGCCTGCTGCTCACGAACGATGGTCGGGTCCGTTCTCGTCACCAGCTTCGCCATCTGCTGCAAGGCGTGCCCGAACTCGTGCGCCAGCACGCCGGTGACGGACATGTCGCCGAAATACTTCTGCGCGACCGGCATGAACACTGCGCGGTCCCAGGCGATCAGGTTGCAGCGGGCCGTGAAAAAGGCGTTGACGAGCTTGTACGTTTCGTTGTGGCAAACGATCGGGCTGCTCGGATCGTTGGAGTCGTAGGAGACCAGTTTCGCGACGGGCAGAAACGTGCCCTTCAACGACTGGCTGTACGCCGATTTCCAGTAGTCCTCGATGTCGTTAACCGACAGCAACGACAGCTTGTCGATCAGCCCGTTGTCGGTGTTGATCACCGTGCCGGTCGGCGGCGGCGGGTTCTCGCGGATCCCGCTGTGGCCGTCGGTGGCGAGCAGATCAGCCACCCGGAACGGGTCGTTGAGCATCGACAAGGGCCGCCCGTCGAGGACTGTCGTACACCCCGCTACCACGAACACCGTCGCTGCACAGGCAATTGCCGCGTTCAGCGAACCGCTGATGACGCGCCTGCGGCTGCCATGCAACCGAAGTCGACCTTGCCCGCGGTTCATCATGCCCAACCTCATCCCGACCGGCTGCACGGCAGCAGCAAAGGGTTCTCATTCTAGGTCCGCTGGTTGAACAGCGTAGCGAAAACCAGCGGCCCAGCAAACGCCGCTAGGGTAACCGGGTCCGATGCCGCTTGTCATGGAGCGGGACGCCGTTAGCGCCGGAAATCGACATGGCGTAGCTGCCTGCCGCGTATGCCACGCCAGAACCCATGACTGCCAATGCTTCCCGGTTGATATTGTCGATCGTGTCGCGGGGGCTTTGGAAATTGGGGTCGTACCCGACACCCGCCTTGCCGCCCCACAGCCGAGCTTGCACAGGGGATTTCAGCTGCGATGCGCCGGTGCTCATGCCGCCGATCGGTACCCCCGCGATCATGAAGGGGTGGTAGTCGGTGCGGGTGCCCAACGGCATGTCGGCGGGCCGCTTGCCGGCCAGATTGAGATAGCCCGACAGCGTGCGCTCGATACCGGCCGACCCTTCGGGCACATCGGCGGACGCGATCCCCTGTCCGGGCGGACCGGACTGATCGCCGTCGTCGGTGAAGAACCCGGCGTTCGGCGAACCGAGCAGATTGAAGTTCAGGTACATCGCGATGTCGTTGAGCTGCTCGTCATCCAGGCCGAACACGTAATCCATGACGCCGTTGAGCCCATCCTCGTCGGCCCCCCAGAACACGAACCGTACCGCGTTGTTCACCGGTGCCAGCGGGCCCAGCTGCAGGGCGGTTTCCAGCACCGCGGCCACCCCGGACCCGTTGTCGTTGATGCCCGGACCGCTGCGCGGACCGTCGAGATGAGCGCCAACCATGATCACGTCGTTCGTCGATCCGGTTTTGGTCTGTGCCAGCACGTTTCGCGATGTGATCTTGATGTTCTCGGCGTCCAGGACCAGGTGCACCGGTGCGGTGGCGTGGGACAGCGCGCTGCCCCCGTTGCTGCTCACGACAGCGACCGGCATGGTCAGCTGCTTGTAGTAGCCCGGGGTGAACAGCGTGGGCGGGGCTCCTTCGCCGGTGGGTGTGCTGACCACGATCACTGCCGCGGCTCCCTTTGCCCTCGCGCTGTTCTGCTTGTCGACCACCGAGCAGCGCGCGTCGTCGACGACGGCGATGGCACCCGCGGGCAGCGCGGCCGGGTAATCGCCCGCCGCGCACCCCGATGGTTGCGTGGGCTTCACCGGTTGGCCGCTGAGACCGCCGGGCGGCGTCCGCACCAACAGCGAGGCCTGGTCCAGCGGATAGCTGCTGCCGGCGATCGTCAGCGACGGCTTACCCGGCGACACCGCGTACAGCCGGTCGAACTGCGGCGTGGCCACATCGAACCCCTTGTCGCGCAACGCTTTCGCGACATATTCGACGCTGGCGTCGTAGCCCGGCGTCCCCGCTGCCCGGTTCCCCTTATTGGCGTTGGCGATGTCCTGCAGCGCCCGCAGGTGCACGAACATCCCGTCGGCAGTGACCTTTCCGGCCAGCACACGGCCGAGGTCCGGCGCGGCAGCCGGCGGCCCCTGCCGCGGCGACGAGCACCCTGCCACCAGCCCGATCAGCACCAACACCGAGCACAGGTGCCGGATCATGGTTTTGCAAGCACGTGGCGGGTGCGGTCTGCCACGGCGGGAACCCCGTTGTGTCCGGTCAGGTCCTGGGCGTACAGACCGATCGCGTAGGCCACGCCGGCGCCGTTGATGCCCAGAGAGGTGCGGTCGATGTGGTCGAGGGTGTCGGTGCTCTTGTGATAGTTCGGATCGAATGGCTCATCCGCCGTCCCGCCCCACAACTTGACCTGGTCGGCGGACTTCTTTGCCTCCGCACCGGAGAACAGACCGCCCGACGGGATACCGGCCTGGGTGAAGCCGTCGTAGTCGGAGCGTCCGTCGAACTGCGTGTCCTGGGCGGTCTTGCCGGCAGTCTTCAGGTATGCGACCAGGGTGCGCTCGATACCGGCCGAACCTTCTGGCACCACCGGTTGGCCGCGGGTGTCCGCCGGCAGGGATTGATCACCGTCATAGGTGAAGTAACCGGGATTCGGCGAGGCGAGCACGTCGAAGTTCAGGTACAGCGCAATGTTTTTGAGGTCGTCGGAATTCAGCGATTCGACGTAATTGCGCGATCCGATCAATCCGAGTTCCTCGGCGCCCCAGAACGCGAACCGCACCGCGTTGTGCACCTGGGGCGAATTCCCCAGCTGCACTGCGGTTTCCAAGACTGCGGCGACGCCAGAGCCGTTGTCGTTGATGCCCGGTCCCGCAAGCACGCTGTCCAGGTGTGCGCCCGCCATCACCACGTCGGTGGGCGAGCCCGTCTTGGTCTGCGCGATGACGTTGCGCGCTTTGAAACTCTGGCTGCTGGCGTCCAGTTTGATCGTGACCGGCCCGGGCTGGGCACGCAGCTGCAAACCGGTGGACTTGGTGACACCGACCGCCGGAATACGCACGACGGTGTTGGCTCCGAGCGTGCCGCCCATCTGTTCCTCGTCGACATTGTCGGCGACGATCAACGCCACGGCGCCGCGCTGTGCGGCGGCGTCCTCCTTCTGCGCGAATGGGCAAGTGCCGCGGTCCACCAGGACCACCGCGCCCTTCACCGGAAGATTGTCGTAGTCCGAGGCCGCGCAAGCCTGGCCGTTGCCCGTCGACACCGCCAGCAACGGGCCGCTGACCCCGTCGGATCCGGTGCCGAGGCTGAACTCGAGCGCGCGCGCCTCGACGGCCTTCCCGCCGACCGTCACCGTGGGCTTCTCGGAATGAAAGACCCGCGCCGAAAACTCGGGGGTCTGCACGTCGAAACCGCTGTGGCGCAACGTGTTCACCACATAGTCGACGCTGGCGTCGTAGCCGGGTGTGCCCACCGCCCGGGTGCCGTTATTGGCGTTGGCGATGTCTTGCAGCTTGGTCAGGTGCACCATCATCGCGTCGGCCGTGACCTTGTTGTGCATGGTGTTGGCGAACTCCGCCGCGGCGGGATCGCTCACCTGCTGGGAGTTCGCCGCCCGGTGCATGCAACCGGTCATCACCGCGGCGAGCGCGACCGTGGCGAGCATCGCCGCAAGCGTTCGGGATTTGTTCACCATCGCGCCCAAGGTTAGACGCCCGTCGCGCCGCGGCGCATTCGGCTCACCGCGGCGTGAGGTCAGACGTATAGGCCGCTGAAGGGGGCAAACGGAATGTTGCGCACCACAAACCAAACCAATACCAACGACAGCGTCACCATGGCCGCCCAACGTTGGTGCTGCCAGCTCCTGATCCGCCGGCCCGTCACCCGGCCGTAGGTCCAGACCAGGTAGGCCCACACCAACAGCACGACCGCCGCCAAGCCCAACGCGTTGAACCTGGCGGCGGCCATCAAGTTGCCGTGCAGGAGCGAATAAATCATCCGCAGGCTGCCGCATCCGGGACAGTCGATGCCCAGCAGAGCCTTGGTGGGACACACCGGCAGCGGGCCACCCGGGGTAGTCGGATCGCCTGCCCAGATGGCCGCGCACACCAACGTCGTCGACGCGGCGACCATTAGCGGGGCGCCGAGACCGAGCGTGAGCGGCCGCTGGAGGGTCACCGTCGGTGCAGCCCCTTTACAGCATTGCGGCCAGGGCCGCGGGGGTTGAGTTGTCGGCGGTCATGGCGATGATCGCCAGCACGATGCCGTAAAGGACGGCACTAACGACCGCGGCGATGACCGACCACTTCACCCACTTCTTGGCGGCGTCCGCTGCGGCCTGCGCCTCGGCGTACTGACCCTGCGCCCACAATCCACTCACCTGAGTGGATTTGACGATGGCCACGACGCCGAACGGCAAGCAGCAGAACAGCGTTGCCAAAATGGACCACACCAAATAGTTATCCGGTGCTTGCCCCGCAGGCTGCTGCGGTGGGTACCCCGGGGGTGGCGGTTGTGCAGTCATGAATTCTCCAGTCACGAGAAGTTAGCTGGCGTGAAGCGTGCTTACCATACCTGAGCGGAGTCGCGAGGGCACTAGGTACGCAGAAATCAGTTCGTCCGGTCCCCGACATCGATGCCGCCGCAGGGCCTCTCCCGATGGTCGGGTTAGCTCGTTCCCCGGCGTATCGACGAAATGCGTTGTGTGCATCGTCTTCCCGTTCTCACCCGGAATTGCCCAGGTCAGACCCGGATAATGCCCACCAAGACAATGTCCGGCGGAATGTATTGCACAGCCACGACATAGCCCTCCGATTCCGGTAGTCGCACCGCCACTGCGACCACCGAAAGGGGTCGTCGGATGTCACCTCCGACCGACGCGCCGCGCGCCGCGACCGCCGCGGTGCCCGCGGGTGCTTTGGCGTTTGCGGGCGCCGCGACAGCGACCTCAGACCCAACACCGGCGGCGGCGCGGATAACAAATCACTAGCCGGCGCAGTCGAAGGGATACGGCCTCAACAACTGTCAATCGGCTCGGCTGACGGGCCCCGAAGTGGCAGCACCAAAGTGCGGGCGAACCCCGACTCCGACGGGCCGGCTTCCGCGGTTTAGCAGCTCTTCAAGATCAGCAACGACCTGAGCGGAGCATACGCTGCCAACCCCGCGACGTTTCCCTGTCCTCGTGCAGCGGCAGCAAAGATCCAGTCCCCTGGCGCCAACGCAGTTCCAACCAGGCCGGTGGCCAGATGGCTTGCGGAACTTAAAAACGTCCGCCTTGTCCTTTGAACCGTCGACGGCAAAAACGGGTTGGGCTCTATGTATTTCATGGGCGACGCCCCCACGCTCTACGAGTGGTCGCAGGCCAACGCCTGATCAGAGTTGGGCCGCAACAGGTTCCACACCGGTGTCGCCGGAAAGGATGCCGGTGTAAACCGTATTCGGCGGAATGGGTTGCATAGCTGTGGTTTGCCCCTACGATCATTCTGGCAAAGACAAATACCGTCGGCGCAGCCTTTTAGGCGGTTACCCGAATTTCAGGAGTCGAGGATGTCTCACCCGACCAAGACGCTGCGAGCCGCGACGGCTGCAGCGTTTACAGCGACCTTCTTCTGCGTCGGCACTCCGACCGCGCTGGCAGACAACAACGCCACGCTGCTGAGCGCCCTTTCGAAGGGCTACAGCAGCAGCAACTGCTCGTCTCAGGCGGTGTCCGAGGTGCAGGGCTCGTTTACCGCCCCGGTGGTAGCGGTCTTGCAGTGCGGACAGAACACCGACTCCAGCGGCCCGATGGGCGGCAAGTACTTCCTGTTCGCCAACAGCGCCGACACGGCCAGCTCGTTCACCAAGCTCATCAGCAGTGACACCCTCGCCAACTGCGGGGACGCCAAGTCGCCCACCACGTGGCACCAGGGCAGCTCCGACTCGGCCGGACAGGTGGCGTGCGGAACGGATTCCGGCCAGGCCGAGGTCCTCTGGACCGTCGACGCGAAGAACGTGCTGGCCTTCGTCCGCGCGTCCAACGGAGACACGGCGGCTCTCTACAAGTGGTGGCAGTCCAACGGCTGAGTTTTAGAGTTGGGCCGCAACGAGTTCGGCCACCGCGCGCATCCCCGCACCGTTGGGATGTAGTGGCGCCGGCCGACCCGGCAGCGGCACAATGTATTTCGCCGGCGTGGTCGTCCAGGGCTGCGCAGCCCATGCGTGATGATCCCGGCTGGCGGCGGCGGCGCTGACCACCTCGCAGCCGGATGCCGCGGCCGCGTCGGCGGTGAGCCGTTCCAGCGCGGTGGCCACGTGGCGGCCCAGGGCGGCATCCGCGTCCGAAATCGGAGGTGCCGACCCGCCTTCGGGCGGCAGGATTGTCAAGTAGTCGACGAAGAAAACCCGTGCGCGCGGGGCCCGTTCACATACGGCTTTCCCGACCGCACACAAGGAGTCGGACACCTCTGCCAGGGCGCGGTCGCGCACGTTAGGGTCCAGCAGTTCGGCGATCCGCGCCCCCAGCAGCGGCAGCCGCCGGGCCGGCCGTGGCAGTGCCGCCGCCATCAGCAGCGGAACGTAGCCGACGTCGTTGCCGCCGATCGTGATCGTGACGAGATCCTCCGAGCCGTCCAGCGCGGCGATCTGCGGCGGCGCAGTGAGCTGACGATCGTTGAGGATGTGAGCGGTGGTGGCGCCGGAAAAGGTGACGTCGACCAGTTGGAGGTTCTGCTGCTCGGCAAGCAGATGCGGGTAGTTGCGCGCCGACCGTCCCGACCATCGGGGAGCGCCTTGAACGCGTGGCTGGATGCCCGGCCCGGCAGCCATCGAACTGCCCAGCGCTACATAACGTTTCATCGCTCAGGCTCGATGGCCCGCTGCTCAGCGGCCCGGTCCCCGGTCCGCATCGTCGACCGGGGTGGACTGGATGCCTGCGCCCAGAAGCGCTTCGGGATCCGCCCGGCGCGGCGCGCCAGATAACCGGCGGTGACCGCCGCCGCCATCGCGGCGGCCATCGCGGGCGGATCGGCGGCCCGGGTGACCGCGGTGGCCAACAGCACCGCGTCACAACCCAATTCCATCGCCAGCGCGGCGTCGCTCGCGGTACCGATGCCGGCGTCGAGGATCACCGGGACGCCGGCTCGCGCGACGATCATCTCGATGTTGTGTGGGTTGGTGATGCCCAGGCCGGTTCCGATCGGCGAGCCCAGCGGCATGACCGCCGCGCATCCGGTGTCCTCCAGCCGGCGGGCCAGCGCCGGGTCGTCGTTGGTGTAGGGCAGCACGACGAATCCGTCGTCGACCAATTGCTCTGCGGCCCGGACCAACTCGACTCCGTCGGGCAGCAGTGTGCGATCGTCGGCGATAACCTCGAGTTTGATCCAGTTGGTGTTCAGCGCCTCGCGTGCCAGCCGTGCGGTGAGCACCGCTTCGGCCGCGCTGCGGCACCCCGCTGTGTTGGGCAGCGGCGTGATGCCCAGCCGGCTGAGCAGGTCGAGCAACCCGGTACCACCCTCGGCGTCGACCCGGCGCATCGCGACGGTGGTCAGCTCGGTGCCCGAGATCCGCAGCGCCTCCTCCAGCACCGCCAGACTGGTCGCTCCCCCGGTACCCATGATCAGCCGCGACGCGAAACTGCGGTCCGCGATCGTCAGCTTGGAGTCAACCACCCTGCACCGCCGTCACTACCTCGAGTCGAGCACCGTCGAAAAGCTTTGTGGTCCAACTGGACCGGGGAAGCACAGCGTCGTCCATGGCCACCGCTATACCCCGTTCGGGAAAGCCGAGCGATTCCAGCAACCCGGCGACCGTAGTCGGGCCGTCGACCTCGACCGCATTTGCGTTGACTACCACGATCATGACTGGACTCCTACCGGAACGAGTTCGGACACAATCTGTTCGGCGGTCCACGGGGCCAGCAGAAAACCTGACCGGCCGTGCCCGGTCGCGACCAGGGTGCGGTCGTCCAGGCGATGCACCAGCGGAAGGTTATCGGGTGTCATCGGGCGCAGCCCGGCGGCGCACTCGGCCAGCTCGTACTCACCCAGTGCCGGCAGCACCGCGCACGCGTCGTCGAGCAGGTCACGTACTCCGGATACGACCGGGGCCGTGTCACGGCCATGTTCGTACTGCGTCGCACCCACGACAACCCCGTCCGCACGCGGCACCACGTACACCTGGCGGCCGTGCACGCGTGCGCGAATCACTCTGCCCAGCAACGGCATACAGCCCTTTCGCCAGCGCAGTCGCAGTACCTCGCCCTTCACCGGGCGCACCGGCAGGCCGGGGCACAGCGCCGGCGCGTCGATGCCGTTGGCGATCACCACGGCGTCGCCGGAGACCCGCGACAGGTCCTGTGCCGGCGGCGCCCATGCGACGCCGCGACGTTCGCAGTCCGCCGCCAGCGCGTCGAGGACCGCACGGTTGTCCACGGCCAGTTCGGTGGGTGCCCGAAAGCCGTGCCGGACGCCTTGCGCCAGAAGGGGTTCGACGTCGCGCGCGGCCGGCTCCCAGATCACCGGGTGCCCCTGGTCGGCCAGCCAGCCCGCCACGGTGCGCAAGTCGGCGACGTCGGCCCGGTCGACGGCCACCACCAGCGACTCGCGGGCGGTGACCACCTCCGGCGGCAGCCCGTCCAGGTAGCCGCCCTCACGCCACAGCCGCAGCGACTCCAGGCCCAGCCTGAGCAATCGCTCCTCGCCGGGCCAGCCCTCGCTGTGCGGGGCCAGCATGCCGCCGGCGACCCAGGACGCGCCGTGGTCGCCGGTGCGGTGCACCCGCACCGACCATCCGGCCTGGGCTGCCCGGCGCGCCACCGACAGCCCGATCACGCCGCCGCCGATGACGGCCAGCGTCCCTGCCTCTGACATCTTCCGCTCCCTTCGCCGGCATGATCCGGATCAGGTGTGACGGTAAGGACAGCTCCGGCGGTTCCGGCTGTGTCCACTCTCAGCCCCGCAGATCGCCCGGGACTCCCGTGTCTCTCGTTGTTCGGGTTCTACGCTAGCGCGCTAGCGTCGCGGTGTGCACGATCCTGTTACCCGTCTTACCGGCGCCCGGCTATATCTGTGTACCGACGCGCGACGCGAGCGCGGCGACCTGGCCCAGTTCGCCGAGGCCGCCCTGGCCGGCGGCGTGGACATCATCCAGCTGCGCGACAAGGGATCGGCCGGTGAGCGGCGGTTCGGCCCGCTGGAGGCGCGCGATGAGCTGGCCGCGTGCGAGGTCCTCGCGGACGCGGCCCGCCGGCACGGCGCGCTGTTCGCGGTCAACGATCGGGCCGACATCGCCCGCGCGGCCGGAGCCGACGTGCTGCATCTGGGCCAGGGCGATCTGCCACCGGACGTGGCCCGCGAAATCACCGGGCCCGGCACGCTGATCGGCCTGTCCACCCATGACGCCGACCAGGTCAAAGACGCCGCGGCGGCCTTGGAAACAGGGGAAGTCGACTACTTCTGCGTCGGCCCCTGCTGGCCCACTCCCACCAAACCCGACCGTTTCGCGCCGGGGTTGCCGCTGGTCGAGGCGGCCGCTCGGCTGAACCCGACCAAGCCGTGGTTCGCGATCGGTGGCATCGACGCACAACGGCTGCCCGAGGTGCTCGAGGCCGGCGCCCGGCGAATCGTGGTGGTGCGCGCGATCACCGCGGCAAAAGACCCCCGGGCCGCGGCCGAACAGCTCAGTTCAGCGCTTCGAGCAGCGAGCTGATTCGGGGACTCAGGTGCGACGGCGCCTGATCCGCATTGACCGCCATGCACCACACGAAGACCCCGGCGTCGATCTCCAGCGTGCGCGGCAGGTGCTGGCGCCGTTCGTCGGAATGGCCGAGCGGAATCAGCGCCGTCGCGGTGCGCAGCCGCTCCCAGCTGGCCGCGAAGCCGGGATGCAGCGGCAGGTCGGCCACCTCGTTCTCGGCGACCCAGCGCATTTCGGCGCTTTCCCGGTTGGGCACCGTGTGCAGCAACTCGCCGGCGTCGGCGATGACGGTGGTGTAGGACCACTGGGTACCGGCGATCCCGGCAACCTCGGCGGTGACCACGGTCGCCCGCACGGCCACCCGCTCGGCGAGCAGCCCGGCCTCCTCGTGGGCTTCGCGGACCGCCGTCTCCTCCGGGGTCTCGTGGCTGTCCCGGGCGCCGCCGGGCAACCCCCAGGTGCCGCCCTCATGGCTCCACACCGCCCGGTGTTGCAGCAACACCGCGGGGGTGCCGTCGGGGCGTGGCGCCCGCAGCAGCAGACCCGCCGCGCCGAACCGACCCCAGTAGTGGGCGCCGCGGTCGGATATCACCCATCCGTCACCGTCGCCTTGCACGCGTTCAGGATATGCAGCCGATCACCAAAATTGGGGCCGCCTCCCCCCATCCGCGCCGACATCCTCTTAGAATTCGCTTATACAGGTACGAGCGGCGCATTCCAGTGACCGAAAGTTGAGGTCTGAAAGCACGTGACGGTTCAGCTGGCGCACCCGTCGACCGAACCGTTGGGGTCGCGGTCGCCGGGCGAACCGGCCCACCCCCGTTGGTGGTTCATCTCGACGACCCCCGGCCGCATCCTCACCATCGGCATCGTGCTGGCGGCGCTCGGGGTCTCCAGCGCCTTCGCCACCTCGACGACGATCAACCACCGCCAGCAAGTGTTGTCCACCGTGCTCAACCACACCGAGCCGCTGGCGTTCGCGGCCGGGCGGCTCTACACCACACTGTCGGTGGCCGACGCCGCGGCGGCGACCGCGTTCATCGCGCAGGCCGAGCCGTGGCCGGTCCGCATGCGCTACGAGCAGGCCATCACCGACGCGGCGGTCGCGGTGACGCGGGCCTCCAGCGGCCTGACCGATGAACCGCTGGTACAGCTGCTCGGCAAGATCAACGCCGAGCTGGCCGTCTATACGGGCCTGATCGAAATAGCGCGGACCAACAACCGGGAAGGCAACCCGGTCGGTTCGTCGTACTTGTCGGAGGCATCGGGCCTGATGCAGTCGACGATCCTGCCCGACGCGGCGCAGCTCTACCAGGCGACGGCGGAACGGGTGGACGCGGAAACCACCGCGTCCACGCACTTTCCGGCTCCGGTGGTCCTCGTCATCGCGACCACGGTCGTCTTCGGCGTGTTCTCGCATCGTTGGCTGGCCCGGCGCACCCGGCGCCGAATTAATCCCGGGCTGGTCGTGGGTGCGCTCGGTATCCTCGTCATGGTGGTGTGGGTCGGG
The Mycobacterium sp. 050128 genome window above contains:
- the glnX gene encoding protein kinase G-activating protein GlnX, translating into MTVQLAHPSTEPLGSRSPGEPAHPRWWFISTTPGRILTIGIVLAALGVSSAFATSTTINHRQQVLSTVLNHTEPLAFAAGRLYTTLSVADAAAATAFIAQAEPWPVRMRYEQAITDAAVAVTRASSGLTDEPLVQLLGKINAELAVYTGLIEIARTNNREGNPVGSSYLSEASGLMQSTILPDAAQLYQATAERVDAETTASTHFPAPVVLVIATTVVFGVFSHRWLARRTRRRINPGLVVGALGILVMVVWVGTALTISTTASRSAKDTAAESLKTVTSVAITAQQARADETLSLIRRGDEQIRKQSFYQRIDFMHQQIDQYMARSDAVDKPDLQGADQLLVRWRQANDRINSYISVGNYRSATQIALGSAEDDSTPAFDKLEDQLGKAMTQCRAHLRNDVINARSGLSGAQVGGVVLSLGAAIAVALGLWPRLKEYR